GTCCCGCAGGTAATGCAGGGCAGCGCCTGCGGCGATGATGGCGTCATTGAGACCATCTACTCCAAAGCCTTTCAGGCTATGTGTCTCAAACTGCCTGAGGAGTATTTCATGTGCATAAGTGGCAGTAAAGATCCACTCATCCATGGTGTAAGTGTAAAACTTAGTGCCAAAGTGCTGGCGGAAGTTCTTTTGTTGTTGTTTAGCGTAGAGTACTTCAGCCGGTTTAAAGCTTTGCAGCAGTTTATCGGCGTACTCGATGGTGCCCTGTGCAACAAAAAATTCACCTGTGGAGATATCCAGAAACGCAACGCCGGCATGATCATCCTGGAGATGTACAGCTGCCAGAAAGTTGTTGTTGGCATTTTCGAGGATCTTGTCATTCACAGCAACTCCGGGTGTCACCATTTCGGTAACGCCGCGTTTTACAATACCTTTTACAGTTTTGGGGTCTTCCAGCTGATCGCATACGGCCACCCGGTAGCCTGCTTTGACCAGTTTGTGAAGATAGGTGTCCAGAGAGTGGTGTGGAAAACCAGCTAAGTCTACATAAGAGGCCGAGCCGTTAGCTCTTTTGGTCAGAACAATCCCCAATACTTTGGAGGCAATGACTGCATCTTCATTAAAAGTTTCATAAAAATCGCCCACGCGGAACAAAAGCACGGCATCCGGGTAACGGGTCTTAATTGCCTTGTGCTGTTGCATTAGTGGGGTTTCTTCCGATTTGCTTTTCGCCATTCGGCAAAAATATAGAAAATGTGGTTTATTTAGCAATTGCCATAACTTTGCGCTATGCGAAAACTGAGCATGAACGAATTAGGCCGCAAAACGATCGAAGAATTCAAGGCCGCCGAAAAAACACCACTGGTATTAGTCATGGACAATGTCCGGAGTATGCACAATGTCGGCTCCGTATTCAGAACGGCCGATGCCTTTCTGATTCAAGGCATTATACTCTGTGGGTATACGCCCGTTCCCCCTCACCGCGATATTCAGAAAACTGCCCTGGGTGCTACCGAAACGGTGCATTGGCAATATTATGCCACCACCAGCGAAGCTGTAGCCGCTTTAAAAGAAGCAGGCTACCGCGTTTTGGCCATTGAGCAGGCAGAAAACAGTGTGATGCTGGACCAGTTCCAGCCTGGTGGCGATCAGCCCCTGGCACTGGTATTTGGCAATGAAGTGTCTGGTGTGGATGGAGAAGTGATGAAGCAGGTAGACGGGTGCATTGAAATTCCGCAGCTTGGGATGAAACATTCACTGAACATATCTGTTAGCACAGGTATCGTAGTTTGGGATATCTTTGTAAAGTTAAAAAAGTAACAGGAGATGATTACGACTGTAAATAAATACCTCTCGCTTGTAAAATTCAGCCATACCATATTCGCCATGCCGTTTGCGCTGACGGGCTTCTTTATCGCCACTGCCAAGGCAGGTTACTCTTTCAGCTGGCAGCTGTTTGTATTGGTGGTATTATGTATGGTCTTTGCAAGGAGCGCGGCCATGGCCTTTAACCGCTGGCTGGATGTGGATATCGATAAGATCAACCCACGTACCGCTAAACGCGAGATTCCCGCTGGTGTGATTACGAAGAACAACGCCCTGTTGTTCATCATTGTGAACTGTGGCGCATTTATCCTCACTACTTACTTTATCAACATGATTTGTTTTATCCTGTCACCGGTCGCGCTGATTGTGGTGCTGGGATATAGTTATACCAAGCGCTTTACGGCGCTGTGCCATTTGGTCCTGGGTTTAGGATTGTCACTGGCACCTATAGGAGCATACCTGTCTGTAACAGGGCAGTTTGCTGCATTGCCGGTATTGCTTTCATGTCTGGTGCTCTGCTGGGTATCTGGTTTTGACATCATTTATTCCTTACAGGATGAAGATTTTGACCGTTCTCAGGCCCTGAATTCTGTACCTACCTGGTTAGGAAAGGCAGGTGCTTTGCATTTCTCTGAAGGATTGCATGTAGTAGCGGGTGCACTGGCCATTACGATCGGGTTAATGGGGCAGTTCCATTGGTTATATGCCATTGGAGCGGCAGTATTTATCATCATGCTGATCTCTCAGCACCTGCTGGTAAAGCCTAATGACCTGAGTAAGGTGAATATCGCTTTCATGACCACAAATGGTATTGCAAGCGTAGTATTTGCAATATTTGCAATTACAGACATGTTATTTTTAGCATAATGGGGAGAATACTGGCAATAGATTATGGAAAGAAGCGGACCGGACTGGCAGTAACAGATCCTTTGCAGATAATAGCAACTGGTCTTACCACAGTACCGTCTCAAACACTGATCCCTTACCTGAAAAAATACTTCGAAACCGAGCAGGTAGAACTTATTCTGATAGGTGAACCAAAGAACCTGGATGGGAGCGATACAGATGCAACGGCCCTGGCTACAGAATGTGTACGCATTCTGAAAAAGAACTTCCCGAATATACCGCTGAAGCAGATAGATGAGCGGTTTACTTCTAAAATGGCGTTTCAGACCATGATAGATAGTGGGTTAAAGAAAAAAGACAGACAGAACAAGGGATTGGTCGATGAGATCAGCGCCACTATCATATTACAGGAATATCTGCGTTCAAAATAGACATTCCATTTGGGCATTTGCCCGAACAAAAAAATCGCTTTTGCCTATGGCCAAAGCGATTTTTTTGTCATTTTCGTAACTTCGCACTTTTAAACACAATACCATAGAATGATTTTACCAATCGTTGCCTACGGCCATCCGGTCCTCCGTAAAATGTGTGAAGATATCACACCAGATTACCCAGAATTAGACAAGCTGATCGCTAATATGTGGGAAACCATGTACGCGTCCAGCGGTGTAGGCCTCGCAGCACCTCAGATTAACAGGCCCATCCGCCTTTTCGTAATAGATAGCGAACAAATTATCAATAACCTGGAAGAAGATGAAAAAGACGAATACCCTGGCGATGCTGGTGTAAAACGCGTTTTCATCAACGCACATATCGTAGGCACCAGTGGCGAAGAATGGCCTTACAACGAAGGTTGCCTCAGTATCCCTAAAGTAAGAGAAGACGTTTACCGTCCTGAAACCGTGACCATCCGCTATGTGGACGAACACTTCCAGCCTCACGAAGATACTTTTACCGGCGTCACAGCCCGCGTTATATTCCATGAGTACGACCATATTGATGGTAAGTTATTCATCGATCATCTCAAGCCACTAAAGCGTAGAATGATTAAAAGCAAGCTGGACGATATTTCCAAGGGGAAAATCAAGGTTGATTACAAGATGATATTTCATAAATAAAACGTGTGAAAATTTTGTAATGTTAAAAATCCCTATTATTTTAGTGCCTGCAAACTAATCAACTATATTTGGGAGCAGCACTTACATATACTGAAGCCGAACTGGTAACTGGATTAAAAGCCAGAAACGAAAAGTTTTTCGGTTACTTATATGATCATTATTCACCGGCATTATATGGTATCGCCCTCAAAGTAGTGGTTGATGAAACGCTTGCCGGCGATGTGTTGCAGGAAATCTTTCTCAAGATCTGGAGAGGTATAGACCGTTACGATACAGAAAAAGGTCGTCTGTTTACCTGGATGGTGAACATAGCCCGCAATACAGCTATCGATACCCTCCGCTCCAAAGGCCACAAGCTGGGCCAGAAAGTTCAGGAAATAGGAAATAATTCCCACATAGTCGATCAACTGGCGGTACACCCGTCTGTTGATCATTTGGGATTGGCTAAAGTGGTGGAACAGTTGAACAAGGAACAACGTGTTATCATTGATCTGGCTTATTATAAAGGTTGTACCCAGGATGAGATCTCCAAAATACTGGATATCCCACTTGGTACGGTCAAAACCAGAATGCGAAATGCGATCATACAATTGCGGAATATACTAAAACAGATGTAAGCAAGTGGATGTTCAACGTTACATATCATCCGGAATTATTGAAAACCATGTGATCGGTTTAGTCTCTGAAGCGGAAAACCGCGAAATGGAGGCCGCGATCCAACAGCATCCTGAAGTAAAGGCTGCTGTCGATGCTGTACAGCTGGATATGGAGAAGTACGTGATGATGTATGCGAAAAGGCCACCCGTTGATCTGAAAAAGCAAATCCTCAATAAATTAAAGCAGGATACCGTTGCCAATGAGCCGGTTATTCCCGTAGCCCAACCCGTTGCAGACGAAGAGGAAATTCCTGTAATCGACTACGCCCCCAAAAATCCAGTTTCTCCTTTAAGAATATGGCAATATGGTGCCGCTGCCGCATTTACCTTGCTTGTAGCCAGTGCTGTCATGAACATTGCTTATTATACCAAATACAACGATTCACAGAACCAGTACGCCAGCCTTCAAAGCAGTCAGTCCGCTTTTACTCTCGAAAAGGACTCCCTGACTGCACAATTGCACCATGCTCAGGAAGAACTGGCGATGATGAAAGATCCTGCATTCAAATGGATTAAAATGTTGGGAACGCCCAGGCATACAGGAAATGTAGCCACCATTTGTTGGGATCCCGAATCAAAAGCAACTTTTATTCTCGCACAAAAACTGCCAGAACCGCCGCCTGACATGCAATATCAGCTATGGGCCATTGTAAATGGTAAATGTATAGATGCTGGTGTGTTCGCTACCGGCGATCTGTCTGCCTCCCTGCAAAAAGTCAAAGACGTCGTCAATGCACAGGCATTCGCCGTAACCCTCGAAAAGAAAGGTGGTAGCCCAACTCCCACACTAGACCAGATGTTTGTAGCCGGAAAGGTGTCTGGATGATATAAAAAAGTCTCTTACTCTCTCATTTTCAATTATTCCGTAATAATTGCTATATTTCCTTTATTATTGCATTCCCTTTAACCATTAACTATTATTTGTATTTATTGTAATCACACGCAGCTGTACCGGAACACGGGTACTTTTTTCTGTAGCGTTTACGGCTATGATGTGGGAGCACACGTGAAAAGTAATTTTTAACATAATTCTTTAATTGTTTTGGAATCCGCGTTCACATATACGGAATCTGAGCTGATTCAGGGCTTAAAAGCTAAAGACCAAAAGGTGTTTAGCTACCTGTACGACCGTTACTCACCGGCATTATACGGCGTGGCGCTGAAAGTGCTCAACGACGAAAGCAATGCGAGTGATTGTTTGCAGGAAGTGTTTTTGAAAATCTGGCGAAACATTGATCGTTACGACGAAAGTAAAGGTCGGTTGTTTACCTGGATGCTCAATATTACACGTAATACAGCCATTGACACGCTTCGTTCTAAGGCACATAAAATGGATCAGAAAATCCAGGACATCGGAGATGACGTACATCTATATACTGGCAACTTAGCCGTACACCCTTCCGTTGACCATCTCGGACTCTCTAAGGTTCTGGAAAAACTGACAAAAGAGCAACGTATCATCATTGATCTGGCATACTACAAAGGATGCACTCAGGAAGAAATTTCCAAGGTGCTGGAGATCCCTTTGGGTACTGTGAAAACAAGGATGCGGAACGCGATCATTCAATTAAGAAACCTGTTAAAATTAGTTTAAGAAGTGGGTTCAAAAAGTTACATATCTTCTGGGATTATTGAAGCCTATGTCAGCGGACTGGCTTCCTCCAGTGAAAAGGAGGAACTGGAACTTGCTATAGCACAATACCCCGAGGTTGCTGCAGAGTACCAAAGCTGCCAGCAGGATATGGAGCAATATATAATCTATCAATCAGTTACGCCACCTGCCAATTTAAAAGAGAGATTATTTACACAGCTCGATACCGAAGAAACTGCACGTGCAAACGGTACTTACGTAGATGAAGACAATATATCGGAAACACCCGTACGTAGAATACTGGTTAGCAGCGCATGGCGTTGGGTGGCTGCTGCTTCAATCCTTTTACTTATAGGTAGTGCATTTTTAAATTATAACCAGTATACACTGTACAATGGTTTACAACAGCGATACGAAGCAATGGCTGCGGCAAATACTTCTGTAGCTGCAGAAACCAATGTATATCGTACCCGACTGGAACAGGCAGAACAAGATCTGCACATTGTACAGGATCCTTCCATGAAAACGGTGAAGATGCCGGGTACCAAATCGTTCCCGACCGCACTCGCTACCATATACTGGAACCAGACTTCCAAAGAGGTCTTCGTAATGGTAAACAACCTGCCACAACCTTCTTCTGAAAAGCAATACCAGCTATGGGCAATTGTAGATGGTAAACCCGTAGACATGGGCGTATTTGAAACCGGTACCGCCGCCAAAATTATCCAGAAAATGAAATCTATTGGCAATGCTGAGATGTTTGCCGTGACTTTGGAGAAAAAAGGTGGTAGTCCGGAACCAACTTTAGATCAGATGTACGTAGCCGGTAAGATATAATCCCACCGTATTTCGTAATTTTGCAGCATGCGATCATTGTTGTTATTCATTGTTGCTTTTTTTATCAGTCACATTTCAATTGCCCAGGATACGGCCAATTATAGGGGGATGACCGTCAATCTGGACGAAGTAGTCGTGCAGGCCAAACGGGTGGGCTTTGATGTCAATAGCTTCATCAAGCGGGTAGAGACAGATACTACCTTCTACAGAGCTTTTCGGAACCTTCATTTATTGGGCTATTCGGCCGACAATGATATCCGCATTTATGGGAAGAAAGGAAAGGTAGATGCTTTCCTGAAAAGCCAGACCGTGCAAACCATGCAGGGAACCTGCCGTACCATGAAAGTACTCCACGAAGAGACGGGTGGCGATTTTTATACTTCCAAAGGCGATTATAAGTACTATACTGCTGAACTGTATGCAAACTTCTTCTTTACAAAAGGTACCGTGTGTGCCAAAGCAAACGGTGAATCGATAGAATCCTCCAAAGGTAACCTCGCCAAGCACAAAGCCCAGCTAAAACAATTGATTTTCAATCCTGGTCAGCCTATCA
This Chitinophaga sancti DNA region includes the following protein-coding sequences:
- a CDS encoding RNA methyltransferase, whose translation is MRKLSMNELGRKTIEEFKAAEKTPLVLVMDNVRSMHNVGSVFRTADAFLIQGIILCGYTPVPPHRDIQKTALGATETVHWQYYATTSEAVAALKEAGYRVLAIEQAENSVMLDQFQPGGDQPLALVFGNEVSGVDGEVMKQVDGCIEIPQLGMKHSLNISVSTGIVVWDIFVKLKK
- a CDS encoding UbiA-like polyprenyltransferase, producing MITTVNKYLSLVKFSHTIFAMPFALTGFFIATAKAGYSFSWQLFVLVVLCMVFARSAAMAFNRWLDVDIDKINPRTAKREIPAGVITKNNALLFIIVNCGAFILTTYFINMICFILSPVALIVVLGYSYTKRFTALCHLVLGLGLSLAPIGAYLSVTGQFAALPVLLSCLVLCWVSGFDIIYSLQDEDFDRSQALNSVPTWLGKAGALHFSEGLHVVAGALAITIGLMGQFHWLYAIGAAVFIIMLISQHLLVKPNDLSKVNIAFMTTNGIASVVFAIFAITDMLFLA
- the ruvX gene encoding Holliday junction resolvase RuvX; this translates as MGRILAIDYGKKRTGLAVTDPLQIIATGLTTVPSQTLIPYLKKYFETEQVELILIGEPKNLDGSDTDATALATECVRILKKNFPNIPLKQIDERFTSKMAFQTMIDSGLKKKDRQNKGLVDEISATIILQEYLRSK
- the def gene encoding peptide deformylase gives rise to the protein MILPIVAYGHPVLRKMCEDITPDYPELDKLIANMWETMYASSGVGLAAPQINRPIRLFVIDSEQIINNLEEDEKDEYPGDAGVKRVFINAHIVGTSGEEWPYNEGCLSIPKVREDVYRPETVTIRYVDEHFQPHEDTFTGVTARVIFHEYDHIDGKLFIDHLKPLKRRMIKSKLDDISKGKIKVDYKMIFHK
- a CDS encoding RNA polymerase sigma factor; translation: MGAALTYTEAELVTGLKARNEKFFGYLYDHYSPALYGIALKVVVDETLAGDVLQEIFLKIWRGIDRYDTEKGRLFTWMVNIARNTAIDTLRSKGHKLGQKVQEIGNNSHIVDQLAVHPSVDHLGLAKVVEQLNKEQRVIIDLAYYKGCTQDEISKILDIPLGTVKTRMRNAIIQLRNILKQM
- a CDS encoding anti-sigma factor — encoded protein: MIGLVSEAENREMEAAIQQHPEVKAAVDAVQLDMEKYVMMYAKRPPVDLKKQILNKLKQDTVANEPVIPVAQPVADEEEIPVIDYAPKNPVSPLRIWQYGAAAAFTLLVASAVMNIAYYTKYNDSQNQYASLQSSQSAFTLEKDSLTAQLHHAQEELAMMKDPAFKWIKMLGTPRHTGNVATICWDPESKATFILAQKLPEPPPDMQYQLWAIVNGKCIDAGVFATGDLSASLQKVKDVVNAQAFAVTLEKKGGSPTPTLDQMFVAGKVSG
- a CDS encoding RNA polymerase sigma factor, with product MESAFTYTESELIQGLKAKDQKVFSYLYDRYSPALYGVALKVLNDESNASDCLQEVFLKIWRNIDRYDESKGRLFTWMLNITRNTAIDTLRSKAHKMDQKIQDIGDDVHLYTGNLAVHPSVDHLGLSKVLEKLTKEQRIIIDLAYYKGCTQEEISKVLEIPLGTVKTRMRNAIIQLRNLLKLV
- a CDS encoding anti-sigma factor; translation: MGSKSYISSGIIEAYVSGLASSSEKEELELAIAQYPEVAAEYQSCQQDMEQYIIYQSVTPPANLKERLFTQLDTEETARANGTYVDEDNISETPVRRILVSSAWRWVAAASILLLIGSAFLNYNQYTLYNGLQQRYEAMAAANTSVAAETNVYRTRLEQAEQDLHIVQDPSMKTVKMPGTKSFPTALATIYWNQTSKEVFVMVNNLPQPSSEKQYQLWAIVDGKPVDMGVFETGTAAKIIQKMKSIGNAEMFAVTLEKKGGSPEPTLDQMYVAGKI